One genomic region from Gadus morhua chromosome 9, gadMor3.0, whole genome shotgun sequence encodes:
- the LOC115550594 gene encoding interferon-induced transmembrane protein 1-like gives MIKAHCFLRWPTLLHKEEILSARPSAPQLQEMQYNRDPDTVVTIVNPVEHPSDYVVWSICSFFHANPFCLGLLALIFSFKARDMKVTGDLQRSREYSKCALGLNVAALIIIILTILSLVIVLMIVPVIAHYIWSQLLSVLP, from the exons ATGATAAAAGCACACTGCTTCTTGCGCTGGCCTACTTTACTTCATAAAGAGGAGATACTGTCAGCACGTCCATCAGCCCCGCAACTACAAGAAATGCAATATAACAG GGACCCAGACACTGTTGTGACTATCGTCAACCCTGTGGAGCATCCCAGTGACTATGTGGTATGGTCCATCTGCAGCTTCTTCCACGCAAACCCCTTTTGCCTCGGACTGTTGGCGCTGATCTTCTCATTCAAG GCAAGAGACATGAAGGTGACTGGAGACCTGCAGAGATCCAGGGAATACAGCAAGTGTGCTCTGGGCCTCAACGTGGCTGCGCTGATCATTATTATTTTGACTATCTTGAGTCTTGTAATTGTTTTGATGATAGTACCCGTTATAGCCCA